The Dreissena polymorpha isolate Duluth1 chromosome 9, UMN_Dpol_1.0, whole genome shotgun sequence genome contains the following window.
CGCGAGAGATCGCGATAAACTGTCGGTTCAATAATgagcataaatggattaatagcTGTATGTTTCTTGTTAGCAGTCACCAAAggtatttataaagaaaatatcaaAGTTGTTAACACACAATATTGAATTGGGCAGCCTGCTTTATTGAATGCATACGTATCATAATTCAGTAGGTTTATTTTAGCTGGGCTCAATATATTTCGAAAGCACGGGGCTACATTTACATTCCggactgtaacttcatcattcattattggcgtcgctctggagagcggcgactagtatgtaatgcatttgttTTCCTTTATGGGAGgggaagttattttacggatcaatgtatatatttttgttttaagaatatcttgcatagtggtgattttttgtgtaaattagtgtaaataagtactgcatttgtgcctattacatttattacaacatgtattgtcaataatgcaaagctaattgttttaattaataactgatccacaactgatcacagggaaaGATCACTGGGACTAGGCAAATACGCGAatctttctggttttgtataaaaacaaaacataatcaaaatatatttatttgtggtttttctaaattgcttatttagtggagaatcaatgtagaaCGATagttgacgacctatcgcgcaagcaagtttttGGAACGCGttgtggtacgaaaacgtacaatgtattagtttataaatagacatataataacgatcgctatacacaacttcaccaaatagcagtacataaatgatgtcagccggaatagctcagttggaagagcgttagactgaagttgtttacgcaataatcaactaaaggcccccggttcaatcccggattcgggcacgaacggaacagctcggcggctgacaatttttttcagtcaggttaatcaATATAATAAAGCCTtcttttatgtagacattttaaaatccattttactacaattggacatttttattaaaattaatggatgccgcgtggtgacaacgttaattaaaatttcttattatcacttaaatatcttatcaAAAAATACtcgtgtttttatatttacaaataaatgcaaacaacacatctattatccatgtatttttatggttgtctatcataggccctaagtactatccctaccacatatagagcgcgaagcgcgacacgtattattgattgtaacaatgagttgcgataaaggaagcagccgcttatcaaggaggagctgtgttccagcaacccgtttccctagagtcaagcactcctcggagtttttttaagaaccacatatagagcgcgaagcgcgacacgtattactatccaggtggtatgggtcctttagcattatccgaccattacatccatagttatcttccttaaaagttgagaaattttgaaatcgttgttcgaagtcttaaattttcatccgattgttcccaaacttgcacaggtttttttttatcaatgaggacccaacccaaactctatatgagcaatatcggaccataagtccagaattatctctgtttgaatttaaaaataaaagtgacaaactgcttggttaggtgaatATGACAACATTATTCAtcagattatttccaaacttaaagtgtcttcatatcaatgagcatttttacctcatttacaatgagaaacatcgggacaatacgTCCAgattccacttgtttaaaagatttcacaactttcttgtgaatctttttaaacttgttaagttttttttatatcagtattactcgaaccctattgaaaatgatgaatatcggaacaataaatctattatgaccttttactgaatttcaaagtattgtgaaatgcagttTCTTTATGCAATTGtcaattttcattcatttttttcaaacttttacagtgttttcatatcaattagtactcaacccctatcgtaaatgagcaacgtaagaataagttcagaatcatctccccttgaagttgagacaAATATgtaattacgcttacaagatgaaacagatttttaaaaacctacacagttctgttccattaatgaaaactgcacacggatgtcagtaaaaaaaggaaaccaatgtaaataaaatgagctatgaaatatttgggagttacaacacaaaatcatagataatggttatttaaggggttataacacaacatcatgatTAATGGTTAtgtgggggttataacacaaaattatagataatggttataccagtatctttctattttgtttaaaataatcggctaatatataaatatttacagtagaaacaaatcgttccatgtaacttcattgagtgccttttacactgaaattcccgacgccctttgatgccttgcatcaatacttatcttgtgcaTATTTAAAACTAATAACCATGATTTTAACCATGCGGAGACGGTGTGTCTCTGTAAAGACTCTTTCTCTAGCTAAACGTTCAGGTTCACACTTAGAGCTATGATAAAAGTTGCATAAAATATTTTCCAGACTGTAGTttatttatgacattttaaaataactggcCACTTTTGTTTACTATGTTGAGACAATTTGTCGCGTTTTATGCAAATGTCTCAATTCTCAATGATAAATATACAGGTCTAGGTCAAATTACATTTGTTGTGATCGTATTGATTGTAACTAACATTTCGCCATCTTAAAAAACCTTACCGCTAGTGAGCAGCATTTGAATATGAGAATTTGACATATATCAATTgatgaaaggccaaggtcacgctTAGAGGTCCTTCTAAAGATTTGTATTTACTACACAAATCAACATCTTTAATGAATGTTACTTTTTATATGAAGGTGGTGTCATTTACGTTGACAAAGGTATCCCTTATGATGATGGGAAATTGTCATCAGCAGAGCTTACCATTGAAGTCACTACTGACGCTAGTCCTAAACATGTCAAAGGTAAGTTcacattttgaagcatttttcgAGTCAAACTTGCACGTTATTGAACTATTTGCATATCTTACGCAGAATGATGttcattcaatgtattttataacCTGTTAAATGAATTGCCAGAATATATCACACTTTAGTCGGTCTTATATACATTTCAGTTCAAACTAGAAACGGGCGCTTTAAATTAGAATAATAAACTAATGagtaaatttttatatgtgtcTAGCATTAACATATGTGATATACTTTTGTTTTACTATTAAATTGCTAACTTCGATATATTTTCTCGTGCTTTACTATTTTTACGATACAGTTTTCAGCGTTTCCAATGTGCCTATTTTACCAGACTATTACAGCATCCTGACAACAAAACAATTCGCCACTTGTACTTTGTATTATAGTGTACTTCCCACTCGGACCAGGTGAATTCCCAGTGATATATTTCATCGGAGGTCTGAGTGCATATGTGCCTGCTGAAGCCTATAGCATCGTGCTGTCGAAAGTGGCAAAGCACGGGTTCTTCGTGCTCGGGATAGACTATGGTTATCCTGTATCGGCCGCTTTAGGAGAGGATTTGGACGTATATTTCCAGGAactatattttgtaataattattatttattaatgataaaaaGAATCATGATGTGAAATAAATCTTTAACTGTTGGTCATTCAGTTTACAcatattgatttatgttttaatttccgTCAACACGTTTTAAATGAGATATATACATCAGTATGTATTTAAATTGGTCAATCTTATCATGCACTAATGAGATTTTGGTAGTCCAACACATTTTCGCTCATTAATAAAGATGCATACGCCCAAAACATCACTATGATCCGTATATAGAATTCATCCCGTATAcggatgttgttgtttttttgcataattctGTCTTCATTGTCACTTTTCCACAAATTTAGTAACAACAatctgtcaaataatgatgagaaaatgggtgaaatatttgggttttctttatgtacgaaatattgacaagtgtatcagtggcgagtatgcatgactgtcaaaagattaaatatttggatctggtgtatgtttaacaacaaaggggttacgatgctgttgacacaagcctcaggctgtatttgcattatttattggtatcacaatgctgattagcgtgtgcatacttgaatagtgactacTCCAGTCctgtaattcagccaatcagaaataaacatgcatagaacactgaccaatgggattcataactgagtttcacggggcagatgttagaggAAAACAaggcagttagcgtttagacctagaggtggaTAGTTggaaaaaagacacaatcatgtagcaatcacaacgtatttgtataaccgaaatattagttatgttagacattaaattggactagaaactgatatatggtgtagttgaatattttatcctagaTTATGCAGAGAAACAAACAtgaatagagagggaccgacttgtcccatgcgtgacacgagaaaatggtagttaatgcaaatctcgtcatcttggcaattcgcgcatgaagAGATATCGAAttataggctacacaccggtaatttaagagtaatgaacattgccagtaactatgtgtcgtccatgaactatgaacgattacgcgacACATCAAATGTTTGTTCTGAGATGAAGACGAACGACCACATTAATAAATGCGGCCCTATTTAAACGTTGAGTGTTAAAAATGAACCTCGCTTTGTGAAATcagggtctaatgcatgtgcgtacagtgtcataccatataagcttgtgcagtccacagtctaatgcatgtgcgtaaagtgtcataccatataagcttgtgcagtccacagtctaatgcatgtgcgtatagtgtcataCCATATAAACTTGTGCAGTCcacagtctaatgcatgtgcgtaaagtgtcagacaatataagcttgtgcagtccacagtctaatgcatgtgcgtacagtgtcataccatataagcttgtgcagtccacagtctaatgcatgtgcgtacagtgtcataccatataagcttgtgcagtccacagtctaatgcatgtgcgtatagtgtcataCCATATAATAGTGTGCAGTCcacagtctaatgcatgtgcgtatagtgtcataCCATATAAGATTGTGCAGTCCAcagtataatgcatgtgcgtaaagtgtcataccatataagcttgtgcagtccacacatgcttataagggatgaaactttccgtctaaactggattttcgtataGAACAAACTTCCTTCAAACACAAATCAAGCCTAGGCAAaaagtatcgttcctgattagcctgtatagtccatacaggctaataagTCCTCACAGACGTACCTGGGACTATATtctacgaacatgcattaagcctagattTCCCAATGCGAGATTCAAATTATGTTTCAGCTGCAGAAGTACCTGGTCAACAAGACTTCCGGTATTCCACGATGGGACCTCACGGGGCTAGCCTGCCACTCAGCCGGATGCGACACCGCATTGAAAATGTTAGAAATGCAAAAGTTTCCATTTAAAGTAAGATTCGTTTGTTAGTTTAAGAAAATGTAAAATTACAACTCAAAGTTCAATTTCATCATAACCATGTATTTAAGGAATTTGTAAAAACGCGTTGGGTGTTCAAGAAATACAAGCGTTTCCATTAAAGGTTAAATGCCACCATCAGTACAACTGTAAGGaatttaaaacattgaatttaATGTTTTAGAAATGAAAATTCTATTTAGGGTTAGAGTGCAACAATATGTATCAAAATTGAATTCTACGCtttgaaaatttaagaaattcaaaatttcaaaacaaacttatattaaaattattacaatTATATAACTTAGTTACCATATGGGTAATGATTTTTGCATTACATTACGGCGACAGTATTGCGATTTCGTTGTCTCTTAATTTAAATCCCTAAAGTAAAACGTTTCAAAAACAACGAAATCGTAATTCTGTCGCCGGCATCGCCAGCAGCAGTGGGTGGAGAATACATTCAAACAACGTTTGTTGTTTCTGTGTGTTATTCCCCGAGCAGaaaatcaatatgaaattaaTCTGCAACAAAAGCATTGCATTATATAATTAAGACAGTGCTTAGGTCCTTAGGTGTTTAAGATAAAgcgttaaaaatatataatacggTATTTATTCACCCTATGACAATTCATCAATCGTTttaagaaaacagggcttaatgtttgtgcgtaaagtgtcatcccatattagcctgtgcagtccgcacaggctaatcagggacgacactttccgcttcaatggtattttttcgtttaaaggaagtctcttcttcacgaaaatccagttaaggcattAAGTGTCATcgctgattagcttgtgcggactgcacatgcatttaacccagttttctcagaacgcttcTTAATAATGTGTATCacacaaaaagcaaaacaaaaactaataaataatgtttacttGCACATTACTTTCTTATACACGTCTGCATTCTTAGGCAAGCGCCTTCATGGAACCGTACAGCCAGCTGGTCCACGGGACAAAACTCATGAACTACACGGTGCCCTCCCTTATGTATGGTACCCAACTCTCAGAGGACGGTTTCCCGCACTGCAACGTGCGCGGATACGACTACATACAGTTTTACAATGTATGGAAATGTCCCAAGGTCGCTCTGGAAGTAGCAGTGAGTGTTAAATTGTCGTTGTTGCTGTTTTTaaatggtcgcttagcgaccgtctaaggtggttagtctaaaatataggtcgatacgccttagcttctaggagcccaatacccacTGACTActcgtatccgcgcgagaaagagttgtatactttatgcaagaggtttgagttctccaattatattcattcacaaatggaaacatgatattaatatcgtgttaaatgcaatagtttcgaacggtgcttttatagaaaagaatcaataaacaatggtcgtattgtacgtgtcgcggaggagatcgtttatgaatgaataaaatagtccactttctgcagcgtcttcatgacgtagtttttttgctcagtccattcataatatgaggctattaatagatgcgcctgtcgataaacaaaggaaagtccacgggcgataacaacgcaataggttacgctctcacatacaccccaatgacgtagtacaggtcgtcaattgaggctattaatagattcgggaaaaagttaacgcttatttatattctcaattgataaaacgttgaacataagttcaacaataacttcagcgatacgatagacaaaaacaaaaaaaaatttcataatcgctaaacccgaatataacaaacaatttataataataataaaatgaatgacctgtttcgtaacctcgttcatgctactacagcgggtatttctggaaaacgttctttggttctcaacagatagcggcgatcttttgtatttacgggtgctagcaacgcaatagtagaaggttagtagaaggtttagctagtttatattcacagttctcaatacatagacagtttgatatgagttcatcaattactacaggcatactataggcaacctcgaaaatgctttataatcgctaaaaccgaaaacaactaaatatattacatgtatattaaatatatttataacaataaatatcttttaaaaatgtagtcggcgtatacgctgaccttgaaataaagtttgcaattgacttttctaaataaattaatacaattaaacaatagttaaactattgtgttgtgtttttcacttgtaagttgcatattcaccgcataaaatgtgtgttagcattgtcaaaccacacattagtgtaagtagataaaaagtaTACTACGGGAAaacacttcatatgtgtcctcatatgccttgttatatttttcttcactatcgaaatatatcgtattttGATAtatgatttaaacgcagttttcttttgacacatttaaatcacacgtcaatagcgccgtcatgcgaaaatgggtcttatgcgttttggcaagcgtttgttaaacccaacatgtgcttttgcgcagtcaggccataggcgatgctgttcgctataaaatcactcaatatgttatgtttcttcttaccagaaggagagatagctgagtgggctatttatatgatgggcgcatatggaataagacccattttcgcatgacgagggtcattaaaaatctgattgcgaattgaaaatgccacatttaagaacaatgctttttgatacaaaattgaattcaaaatagcaaacttgttaataatggcagcctatctaCACATTAAGGAAtaatttccagacgtgctgaccaagtacggcaaacattgttgtatgataattaaacgattttctcttatcgtaacactatactatttcgctaatgattgttttctcatcttggaggcgaaagtgaaattctgcgagatggattgtaacgcgtaattgtaacagggccataatttgtgtcgtttgagcatacagagagtagtccggaattccttacactgaacagtgccacatcctttgaattgagcacatacgcagtgttgtagcaaaaattcagaggatgtatctcgaatcagcttattaaatattcgaaaatacccatgcgtgtctgttggcgttatgtaaaagtcactaagatgaaaactgagtaaaacagctatgcctaaaagcgcattagtgctctatacctatgtttatgtcagcgttgttgacaccgtgtgaactgcttgggtaacaagtaaagcataaacagcaatctttatatacttttattcctctatatacaagatacgaagattattgcatattttgaatttgtatatggtgtcaaaaatcaaaagttttgtacacggaactttcattatgaatttatattcttggtgagatagttatttgatattagaaaaatattcctttaatatgatggttactgcaaattttctttgtattaagttctcataaccattatcatcatactttctatgctttcagaacgtccaaaaagcattttgtttttattatgtctaagttatttctatgaaataataaggatgataaaaagtgcacataaaactcgacccgtgcgctatgacacacactttataaagttgaatggcgtgtgttaatttcaaacttgcgattgattttgaaaaatgaattgcgtgttaaattatgcaatagcgaacatcttcagttccttcagcgctttgattgttatTGTTGATTATTTGCTGCTCTTTCGCATTGGGTTTTGTGGAAGTGATGATGACAATGATTTAAGCCGTGCTATGAGAAAattttgcttaatgcatgtgcgtaaagtgtcgtctcaaataAGCTTGTGCTGTCCACAtcgtttatcagggacgacattttctgcgTAAACTCGATTTTCGCTaggaagagatttcctttaaacaaaaaaataattaatagcaGAGACTGTATTAAAGAAAGTATTAAAACTTCCGGAAAAAGCTTAAGACTTACATTATCTAAAGGTAGGAAGGGGGGACTTAATAACTGTACACCTTCCAATTCCAATATAATAATAAAGATTGCAAAAGGTCCGGAACAAACTTTTAATGTGGTGGACAACATGACTTGAATAGCTATATAAAGAGttaagaaaaatgctgtgaaattGTAAAAGGTAAGCTTATGTTGCGTAATACTCTCACAACTTGCATATACCCTGAACAAATCTTCCATAAGACAGAAACCCGGGCATTATTTCAAACGGCCAGTTGTCACGAGTTTATAAAAGCCACATTCTAGATATTCGCATTGAATTTTGCGGTGATAATGAGACCGACTAAATCCGAGCAGCTAATGTACTGGTTTCAAGCAAAGCTCCTAACAAATAAATGCATTCATAGCAAGCAACGTGTTGATCATcgattcaaatatttataatattattaaggGTTAAAATGGATACTTTCTGTTCCTGATTTCTTTTTTGAATGCAAACCATGTATATAAGATACATGATTGTCGAAAAATCCGCTGATATGCAGTAAACACGAAATGTACAAACTAAAGCTCTTTTCggattttgaaatattgttcttgCAATGTCAGTTTCACCGTTAACCGTCGTTTTACAAAATCTTGTATCTTACACGTCAAtgatatcatatattttgaaagaacaatGTTTTAGTATAAAATAGTGACTACATATTTTCAGGATTTTGGACATTGCGACTTCCTGGATCCTGTTGCATGGGAAGGTATGCATCCAATATACAATATCCTTTATGTCCATGTGAAAAAATGCTATACGTTAATTAAAATATGCACAATTCGATACTTATGATCATCATCCATATCAAAATAGAATAAGCGCAATATAACGTTTTCGATTAAAAATGGCACTTTATTTACACACGCGATATCAAGTGTTGCCTTTCAGTACAACTCTTTCGTATCAATATGTACGCAATTCTGCTTCATGTATTCAGCAACTACATGGATTTAAAAcgatttgagtcgtgttctgagaaaactgggcttaatgcatgtgcgtaacctgtcatcccagattaacctgtacagtccgcacacgctgatcagagacgacaatttaaggtatttttggtttcaaggaagtccctccttaccgacaatcaagtttagacgggaagtgtcgtccctgattagcctgtgcggactgcacaggctaatctgggatggcactttacgcacatgcattaagaccagttttctcagaacaaggctcatttgagTATGCGCTAAACAAATAAATCAGCCTTGAGTAAATAGAAATATATGTAAGCCTTTTAAAGCGCTTGCTCAGAACAACGGATATTGACGTATGCTATTATCGAAAggttttgcaaagtttcgattgAGAAGACAGACTACataagaaaatttaatttaaaaatccgATTTTCTTCCTTTTTAGTCACTTTATTATgcaaggatatttgttggtttcgatagagtattgtttttaattcacgagtgatcagagAAATTAATTTGCTAATAGTTcataaattgttcatatttattttctatgatcacgagtaaacAATAAACGATAATTGACCAAGAtccaacatgttttattattatttaatgctttttccaTCGTTCATATCAATTGTTAAAAGTTTGAACTGAAGAAGTTCTGTTAAATTATGACGCCATTACGACATTTCACATTAATAACTAATAAAATCATTTATAATTTTCACTGATGTTGTTCACTGTTTCAGACAGTGAACTTTCACTTTTATATCATCggtatttacattaaaaaaacacattgatgCATTAAATACCGTTTGGTTATTCATACTCCAACTTTTAGTGCGGTTTTAACTGAAATatcttttcgtttaaatgatCGGAAGTGAAGttgaaattaataaatgtacGTTTAAATTAAATCGTTTTTTTAATACATTAGGCAAATCGAACAGTACATGATTCCGTTATTACACTGAATAATgccatttaaaacatatttttcaggATGTCACATAACACACTTTTGCAAGACAACCAACAACACGCGTCTGGATCATTACAGACAGACTGTTCAAGGTGTCATATCCGCTTTCTTCGAAACGACGTTACAGGGACGCCATGACGTCATCGATTATATCACAAACACAACCAATATTCCTACTAAGGTGTTGAATAGCAAAAGTGACTGGACTTGTGGATATAAATCATAAGTACAAGTGTtatgaatatatttgtatttttttcttcagGTTAATGACGTTAACGTAACGGTATTGCACTATCCATGACGCCACACGTTTAATAACATTACCGCCgtgatattttttatgttgaataaaacaataaCGAAAAAGGCCATATGAGCTTCTGTTTATAATTacggaataaaaaaaaattgttaattgGGTTTCAGTACTGaacaaaacacacatacatttgcTTGAACTAAATGTGGATAGATGTAAAAATTTCAATAGATTGCACATACGTTTTCTGTTTGCTGTATACACACGTTTTGTTTGATCAATCAACTGACGTTTTCTAAGCGATTTACAAACAGGAGAATAATTCgtgatgttttaatataataaactacACTCACGTGAATAGAAGACACACAACAGGAAAAATTATCTTTTTGATAAGATAATAATTGGATTTACTTTTAACTTCGTGAAGAAATAtgaagaaaatattatttaagaaagcgaaataaataaaaaaaaaagaagaagaaaacgCTTACACACGCATTGGAGTACACACTTAACTCGTCAGAGAAATGATTTGAccgatataaaaaaaaacacaaacaactgCTCAACAATCCCTACGGACAATTCCCTTTATTTTATAAGTTCAATTATATATACAGCAGTCAATAACGTGTGGAAATATATACCTTTTCAGGAAAAAGatatatgtatgatatttaaGATAAATTATGAACTACGCCATCGTGTTCATGTGGCTTTAAAATAATCGACATATGACATATCACACCTTTAAAAATATTATCGTACAGCTCATCGTACACCATTGTTATTGAATATAATGGATTTATAGTAACCGAAGCATGTGTTTTTGATATTCAACAAACAATATGTTTCGGAAACGTTTTATTCTAAAGCATATATATTTTCAATGAGGGAAAATGTGGTCATGGAATTCAACAAACACACTCATTATTTTCGTAGGTGCTACCCGTAAAATGATCGATTGGTAAATAGCAGATATTATTACAAAGTATTACTGTCTATTTCCTGCATCGTTTTACCCTGCATTTATCTCTTACTTCAAGCACAATAGTGTAACCTCTTTTGTACAATTGTAATGTGTTATCTAATGCTTTATATCAATTATTTAACGCGAGACTGTGTTGATAAGTGAAACAAAATTGTTATCATCTGTATGATACTGTAGTAAATATTACAACATGAACGGATTTGCTTTACTTTTCGCCattattttaagcaaatgtaAGTAATTATACTTACATAACGTATGTCGTTGTAATAGTATATGTAGAGTAAGAAAATTAACTTAATCATTTATTATAcgaattaattgttaaatatatcattaatctacttataatatattttcattaagGTTTAAAAACAACGACATATTATGTTTAACACTGCTCAAACTTATTTATAATGTTGATACTGAAGCTGAAGATCATGATCACGAAGGGCTCATGTTCGTATACATCTTAAGAACGGAAGGCATATTAATTGACAATGGGTTGCAATACTCATACTCGGACTTAATACACTGGGCATCACTGTAACATCAGATAGATAGAGAGAGATTTATTtttagatagatttatttcaggttataaaatacatatggcatggtaaacaacataattaaaattttCTACATATCATGCAATACTAATGCACATATCACAGATCAGCTAAAAGACTAGAGCTTAAAAGCAATTTGATAGCCATCATTtggtaaaaaatacataattattgcttctttttatataatttgtttaaaatgtatatttgatgCATCAAATATTAATAACTATCATAGTGTACCAGGGCATGTACGCATATACCCAGGATAGCACAAAAAGGGAATTGGAATTCCCTTATTTCCATTGAAGTCCTATACATATTCAAGGTACTGTCTCGTCCTGGGGAAActgtgcttaatacatgtgcgtatagtgtcgtcccatattagcatgtgtagtaTGCACAGAATAattagggacaatactttctgttTGTATGgtctttttatttaaaggaagtaccttc
Protein-coding sequences here:
- the LOC127845868 gene encoding uncharacterized protein LOC127845868, yielding MSINGLIAVCFLLAVTKGGVIYVDKGIPYDDGKLSSAELTIEVTTDASPKHVKVYFPLGPGEFPVIYFIGGLSAYVPAEAYSIVLSKVAKHGFFVLGIDYGYPVSAALGEDLDVYFQELYFLQKYLVNKTSGIPRWDLTGLACHSAGCDTALKMLEMQKFPFKASAFMEPYSQLVHGTKLMNYTVPSLMYGTQLSEDGFPHCNVRGYDYIQFYNVWKCPKVALEVADFGHCDFLDPVAWEGCHITHFCKTTNNTRLDHYRQTVQGVISAFFETTLQGRHDVIDYITNTTNIPTKVLNSKSDWTCGYKS